From Syntrophaceae bacterium, one genomic window encodes:
- a CDS encoding ATP-binding cassette domain-containing protein, translated as MIVLNKVSFRYGEDGPEVLRNVDLRLGEGEYVALAGHNGCGKSTLLKHLNALLVPTEGTVTVDGLDTRDASSQRGIRRAVGMVFQNPDHQIVGMTVEEDVAFGPANLALPPREVRECVADALARVGLEGYESRAPHTLSGGEKRLVSIAGVLAMKPRFIAFDEPTAYLDPVSRRRVLDLIAGLHSQGMGILHVTHSIGNVADADRLLVMERGSIALDDSPEAACAVLASGRFPGLEAPPVAVLMAELKNLGWGVNANVLSVPEACREIDACLARHPGERP; from the coding sequence ATGATCGTTCTGAACAAGGTTTCATTTCGCTACGGGGAGGACGGTCCGGAGGTCCTCCGTAACGTGGACCTCCGCCTCGGCGAGGGAGAATACGTCGCCCTGGCCGGGCACAACGGCTGCGGGAAGAGCACGCTCCTGAAGCATCTGAACGCCCTCCTCGTTCCGACGGAGGGGACCGTGACCGTGGACGGTCTCGATACCCGGGACGCTTCCTCGCAGCGCGGGATCCGCCGGGCCGTGGGCATGGTGTTCCAGAACCCGGATCACCAGATCGTAGGCATGACCGTGGAGGAGGACGTGGCCTTCGGCCCGGCCAATCTGGCCCTGCCGCCCCGGGAGGTCCGGGAGTGCGTGGCGGATGCCTTGGCCCGGGTGGGGCTGGAGGGGTACGAATCGCGGGCTCCCCATACGCTTTCCGGCGGAGAGAAGCGGCTCGTTTCCATCGCCGGGGTCCTGGCCATGAAACCGCGCTTCATCGCCTTTGACGAGCCGACTGCCTATCTCGATCCCGTCTCCCGGCGGCGAGTCCTCGACCTCATCGCGGGGCTCCACAGCCAGGGCATGGGCATTCTCCACGTGACGCACAGCATCGGCAACGTAGCGGACGCCGACCGGCTCCTGGTCATGGAGCGGGGATCGATCGCCCTGGACGACAGTCCGGAGGCCGCCTGCGCCGTTCTGGCGTCGGGGCGATTCCCCGGGCTGGAGGCCCCCCCCGTTGCGGTCCTGATGGCGGAGCTGAAAAACCTCGGGTGGGGGGTAAACGCAAACGTCCTGTCCGTCCCGGAGGCCTGCCGGGAGATCGATGCCTGCCTTGCCCGGCATCCCGGAGAACGCCCGTAA
- a CDS encoding energy-coupling factor transporter transmembrane protein EcfT, whose amino-acid sequence MKHFRFGLFVPGDSSLHRLDPRVKIVSVVVLGVLSFRASAGAATLVTLLLLVLTGLSGLRPRHILDALKPLMVFAALLFLIHLFFTDGEALVSLSAGPFRITREGLRQGGFVVWQFFALVSMGVLLTMTTGPSDLVAALENILSPLKVLRVPTQDLAIMVSLALRFLPTFLEEMEKLKTARLARGADWRRGGSVHRVKTAASLLVPLLLGAARRADDLAEAMEARGYARGPRTGLRELRMARPDYAALVILTVFSGMVLVAGLL is encoded by the coding sequence ATGAAGCATTTCCGGTTCGGCCTCTTCGTCCCCGGCGACTCGTCCCTCCACCGCCTCGACCCGCGGGTCAAGATCGTCTCCGTCGTCGTCCTCGGCGTCCTCTCATTCCGGGCGTCCGCAGGGGCGGCGACCCTGGTCACGCTTCTCCTCCTGGTCCTGACGGGTCTTTCCGGCCTGCGGCCGCGCCATATCCTGGACGCCCTGAAGCCCCTGATGGTCTTCGCCGCACTCCTGTTTCTCATCCATCTTTTCTTTACCGACGGAGAGGCCCTGGTGTCCCTTTCCGCGGGGCCGTTCCGGATCACCCGGGAGGGACTGCGTCAGGGCGGATTCGTCGTCTGGCAGTTCTTCGCCCTGGTTTCCATGGGCGTTCTGCTGACCATGACGACCGGACCGTCCGACCTGGTCGCCGCCCTGGAGAATATCCTGAGCCCGCTGAAAGTTCTCCGCGTTCCCACACAGGACCTGGCGATCATGGTCTCCCTGGCCCTGCGGTTTCTGCCGACCTTCCTGGAGGAAATGGAAAAGCTGAAGACGGCCCGCCTCGCCCGGGGGGCCGACTGGCGGCGGGGAGGATCTGTCCACAGGGTAAAGACCGCGGCATCCCTTTTGGTGCCTCTCCTGCTGGGAGCGGCGCGAAGGGCCGACGATCTCGCGGAGGCCATGGAGGCCCGGGGCTACGCCCGGGGGCCCCGGACGGGACTCCGGGAGCTGCGCATGGCCCGGCCGGATTATGCCGCCCTGGTTATTCTCACGGTGTTTTCGGGCATGGTTCTGGTGGCGGGGTTGCTCTGA